The DNA window GCCCATTAGTGATATGGTTCCATCTCTCATGTCCAGTACCTCAGCCCATgatctgcaaaaaaaaaaaaaaaaaacccaatggaAAGGGGATCCGGGCCGACCCAAGACTGGCCAGTATCAGTGCGAACCGGCTATTGACCAACCGTTACACGAGCCAAGCGCCTTATGTGCCACGTGGTACTATATGGCAACCGATAGATTTACTGGTAGGCCCCAGACTGCCGATGTGTTAGATTTCGATTCAAAGATCCCATATTGACCTTCACCTAATAAGTACTAACCGTATGTGGTTTTCACTGTCAGGCGTATTTCTGTAAAATAACACACTTTTCTTTCCGTCTCTGTCCGTAGCTTCACATGACGTACACGCACTTGCGATTGCTTATAGTATTCTTTTTAACTTCtccatgaaaggaaaaataattaaaatcagaagagaatttcaagaaaaataaaacagattAAAAGGAAAGCTAACAAACAAGGACccaatttctctttctctctcttcttttgatcTTCTCTATATATAAACCTCATTAAAACCTCTTCACCCTCTGcgtttcttcttcatcattccACTATCTTTATCTATCTTGGGTTTTCTTGAGGAAAGAACTCCAGAGAGATAGAAATGGTGAAATTTTCGAAGCTACTTGAAGCCCAATTGATTCCAGAATGGAAGGATGCGTTTGTGAATTACTGGCTGCTAAAGAAAAACGTGAAGAAGATTAAGCTATCAAGGAACAGTAAACTACTGGAAATCCAAAAGGAGCATGAGTATGGGTTCTCCATCTTGGACCCCATACGCTGCATTGTCAAGAAACTTTCAAACCGATTTGACAGCGGTGGCAAGAATAGCGAGATACTTCAGGTAGTAGAAACTAgaatcccaaattaataacaGATATATTTCGATCAATTTCACTCGCAATTCTTCAATTCCATTCGTTCTTTTATCTGGGTTTCCTGTTATGGCTTCTAAAGTTGAATCTTTTAATGGCAGagttcaaaatttgaattttttagatTCTTACTGCAATTATTAGTTTTCCAACAAGAGGAAAgtttctgggaaaaaaaaaacagagcatGGCGGAAAATTAAGATTTAGAATCTTAGAGTTCGTCAGTTAGCGTCGTCCGATTTACAGTTTCCTTATTTTTcgcaagaaaggaaaaaaggtgaAACCATTTTCAGGAAGAGCAATTGAGCAAAAGGAATGTTGTAAGATATCGGCGAGATTTCCCACTGAAGCTTTGCTTTTGTTGTTATATAACCAGAActgaaaattgaagaaaaacatTGGCGTCACGAAACCAACATGATTAGTAACAGAAAGGAAAGCCCACAAatttaaatgaaatgaaaaaacaaatttcttcttcaactgtttcCATTAAAGAGGAATGAAGAAACTTTGGTATGTTGCAGGTGAAGAACAGTAACAGAGGAGGGGGAGACGATGAAGATGTCTATCAAACAGAGCTTGTACAGCTCTTTTCTGAAGAGGATGAGGTGAaataaagatttattttttgttctagCCCGGGTTTTGAAATATTTATGTGACTTCAATATAATCATTTTGGTTTCTTGTTATGAAAAGGTGAAGGAGTTCTTCATGAAATTGGATGAAGAACTGAACAAAGTGAACCAATTCTACAAAACTAGAGAACGTGAGTTCGTCGAGAGAGGAGAAATCTTAAACAAACAACTCCAAATCCTCCTCGACCTCAAGAAAATCCTTAATGATCGTCGCCAGAGAGATATCCAATCCAAATTGGATTCCGGGACTCTCGAACGCTCTAACTCGTCCGGCCGGTGCTCCGATTGTTCAGGTCTGTCTTCTGTGTGActgtttttcttctccttctctgttcgCACTTCTTCGGTTCTTCACTGTTCACTTCATGCTTCTCTCTTATTTCAAGTTCAACATAAAATAGTGATCAACTAATGGGCTCAACTAAATCTGGACTGGCCCTTTAGGGGCCCaagttctatttttattttctcatggaACTGATATCTTATATAAAAATTCCaatttttcaaactttttttaattaaatcttattttacaagaatttttttctcttctaccgtaaaatggaacaaaaatgTAATTGTGGATGTAGAGAGTGCGGGGGAATTGGATGAGACATCATCAGAGGGTCCATCTCCGGATGAAGTAATGGTTGCAATTGAAAGAAATAGGGTGAACTTTATCGGTGCAACGACGCGGACTAAGACAAAGAAAGGGAAGCCCAAGATGGCAATGAGGATCGATAAGACAGCCGCAACACTCACAAGCTCGATCTCATCAATCACTTCAATGCTTTGGGAAGATCTAATTACTAATCCTAAGAAGGAAAGTCTTGGAGTAGTTGGAGATCTCATTAACGAGAAGAAGATCCAATCAGCAGAAAAGATGATTAGGGGAGCCTTTGTGGAGCTTTACAAAGGGCTTGGACTCCTCAAGACTTACAGGTAAATTAATGGGAGGAAGTAATTTTCACATCCTTACGTGTTAAACTTTCCACATGGGATCTCACCGTTCATTGGTTATTAGATTACGAATTAGTAGTGCATTGATTGCTCTGAGACTCGTGATCTGGATACCTTTGAATGATAAGATCCCATGTGGATAAAATGGAGCTCCATATAATGCTAATTTgtattttattaatatattcATATAACTGCTATGGTTGGCAGCTCATTGAACATGTTGGCTTTCACCAAAATACTCAAGAAGTTCGATAAGGTAAAGTGCTTCTTCATCACTCCCAAAACACATACACAAAATGATGATATATAAAGCTGAGAGAATGGAACAATAATTTTTTGATTGGTGCAGGTAGCAAACCAACAAGCATCAGATAATTAtttgaaagtagtgaagagatCTCATTTTATCAGCTCCGACAAGGTATAGATGATAATGGATATATTCAATTCCTCCATACTTAGGGTTTCATGGGTGGTAATGGATGGATGTGCACTCCAATAGATTTTTGTGTTTGTTCTTTGGTATCTGGTTCTTGCCTAGCCCATGGCTGGCATTAAAGTTACAATCAATTCACCTAGAGGTCCAAAAAATAAAGTATACTACTTAAATCTACGAATGGGTGGTGGCAAATAGTTTCCATTGGTTGCAAAGGAGattgaagggaagtgaaaattttcaaacacaaAAACCCAATATGATTGtctaaattatttaaattttttatcatatttagtaatgatgttTTTtagatattatattttttttattttttttaaattcaaaggaattagatgcaaagtaaaatgaaatctaataattaaatataaaatgatttggagttagtgacATAACCATGGAGTTGAGATCTCCTACACGTACATTCAGGTGAACGTACACTTTGGATGCCAACACCTGTCTCATTATTGTCATTTAAAGgttgaaaataagaaatttttgaaaacaaaatagaCGGGAGTTAGCAAGTGAAGTATACGTTCAGGGGAACATGTTAACAAGGATTCAAATTCATAATCATGtgagataatgattacaaaagtttttttattgggtttgaaattttcaattcaatttcaaagaaaaccaatGGAATATTTAAGAATGGTTatgcaccattttttttttttgataaaatgttCATGCACCATTTCATGTGCAGTGGCAAGCTTTTTTTAAGTTCCCATATTTATAAGAAGACGGAAAAAGTTTTCATCCACTGGACTTGAAAGTTTACCACTCCATCCCAAGGTTCACTAAAGTTTGCCCTCTCTATTGTTTAACATGTTCTTCAAAATACCGTTCCGATACCCCATGCATGTCTCATTCACCACGGCTGAAGAAATAGTAGCtatataaaaatttatgatCTGTGCATGGAGTGGATTAATATTAATATTCAAAGTTTAAACAGCTTATTGAGATCATATTTAATATTTCATTAATGGTGGTGGATTTTGGTCGGATGAGAAGGTAGTACGATTAACAGATGAGGTGGAGTCCATCTTCACAAAGTACTTCGCCAGCAATGATAGGAAGAAAGCAATGAAGTTCTTGAGACCCCAACTACAGAAAGATTCTCACATGGTCACATTTTTCACAGGTAATCCTTCCTCTATCTCACCCTCTcttcttttacccaaaaatatcATATAGAACAGTCATTCATCTCTCAGCCTCTCCCTTTTCTCATCTCACAGTAAAGAAAAGTAGAACCAGATCATCAAAAAGGATGAGAGTGGTGACCTCCACAATCAACCTCATACCCTCTCCATTGTTTTgtaaataagaaacaaaaaagcCCACTGAGAAAGATGGGTCCCAAATATATGTGCTTTTGCTTCACTGATCTATCTACTCTTCCACTTTCagatatgttttggtaaaagaaTTCATGGAGATGTGTGATATGGTGGATTCCTTTTCAGGTATTTTCACTGGTGGTTTCGTGACACTCTTTGGTGTCTACGCGATATTGGCGCACTTGTCGGGAATATTCTCCGATGGTGGATACATGGAAACCATCTATCCTGTTTTCAGGTACCACCCTTTGTCGTTTCATTTCTCTTTACATTGATGGCAATAGGAGCGGGTCAAACCGTTTTTTAAAAACCGGACCGGATGGAACCATATATTTGAAACATGCATATTTTTCAGTCCTGTCCTAACATAGATAGATTTGCCCAACATGGATTAAATTTTGCAGCTACATACTTGGGTTGCATGAACTTTCATGTTACTTGGGCtcacagccaaagaaatggaatctcaaagggtaatttagaaaatactaaaacctagaGATAGTTAAGTGAAttattattccatttctttatcTATGAGTCTGGGTAGCAACAATTTTTGTCTCACCTAGTACATAAAATTGAACCGAACTTgatggggggttttttttttttaatgggtatCCTTCTAAAATAGTTATCAGctagaattttcttttttttttttttttttcatttttttcaagggTTAGTTATTCACATAACAACAGAATGTGACATTTTCAGGAATCATATGACAAGCATgacactattttatttttatgactTATGCAATCTAAACATCAATTTCCAACCAGAATTGAAAGAGTGCACACTAATGTTAGTTATCCACGTAACAATAGAATGTGACATTTTTGGGAATCACAGGACAAACCTGACCTATTTATTTTATGGCTTTTTCAATCTAAACATCAGTTTCCACCTAGAATTGGAAAGGGTGCACACTAATGTGCATCGACATACACTGGATGCATGTTAATATAAAAGGGGTATTAGATTGTATTAGACTCTAAAATTTACATGTGACTAATCTAAAATTCTAGATTATCTACCTCTTTATTCAACCGTCACAATAAACACATCATCTACCGACATGGcagaatataataataataataattctattttgatatttctgcattttctgaattttgtcaaattaaaaaaaaaaaattaggtcatTTTCGTAAACCATGTTTCGACCAGTAAAACCCGTGCATACAATACCAGAACCAGCCCTTTTCCGGGTTTGATGCCTGGTCTAGTTTAAAAAAACTATGGGTTCAGGCTGCACCGATGCATGCACTAACAAAATAGAATGGGTTTTGATTTTGCAGTATGTTTGCTTTGCTAAGCTTGCACATGTTTATGTACGGGAGCAACCTTTTCATGTGGAAGAACACAAGGATCAATTATAACTTCATATTTGAGTTTTCTCCAACCACTGCTCTCAAGTACAGAGATGCTTTCTTGATCTGCACCTCCTTAATGACTGCAGTTGTTGGTGCCATGGTTATCCATCTCCTCTTAAGATCCACTTCTTTCTCATCAACTCAAGTTGATGCCATTCCTGGAGTTCTTTTTCTTGTGAGTATACTTTAATTAATTTCCTTTCTCAAAATTATTAGTTTTCCAGCTTTAATTATACTGATCTACCAAATTGAGAAATACAATAATTTGGGAAAGATATATACATTTTAAGGAATGAATGGAAGAATTCTGATTTTTCCACTCAAAGATGAAAtaattttcttgtgttttcatttttttctttttttagttaaataaaaatttactgATAAGAACGTGTAGTACACATGGATTTCTATTTA is part of the Macadamia integrifolia cultivar HAES 741 chromosome 9, SCU_Mint_v3, whole genome shotgun sequence genome and encodes:
- the LOC122088596 gene encoding phosphate transporter PHO1-like isoform X1, with product MVKFSKLLEAQLIPEWKDAFVNYWLLKKNVKKIKLSRNSKLLEIQKEHEYGFSILDPIRCIVKKLSNRFDSGGKNSEILQVKNSNRGGGDDEDVYQTELVQLFSEEDEVSCYEKVKEFFMKLDEELNKVNQFYKTREREFVERGEILNKQLQILLDLKKILNDRRQRDIQSKLDSGTLERSNSSGRCSDCSESAGELDETSSEGPSPDEVMVAIERNRVNFIGATTRTKTKKGKPKMAMRIDKTAATLTSSISSITSMLWEDLITNPKKESLGVVGDLINEKKIQSAEKMIRGAFVELYKGLGLLKTYSSLNMLAFTKILKKFDKVANQQASDNYLKVVKRSHFISSDKVVRLTDEVESIFTKYFASNDRKKAMKFLRPQLQKDSHMVTFFTGIFTGGFVTLFGVYAILAHLSGIFSDGGYMETIYPVFSMFALLSLHMFMYGSNLFMWKNTRINYNFIFEFSPTTALKYRDAFLICTSLMTAVVGAMVIHLLLRSTSFSSTQVDAIPGVLFLFFIGLLICPFNIFYRSTRYYFIRVIRNIISSPFCKVIMVDFFMADQLTSQIPLLRHMESTACYLLAGSFETHRYEICHSSKLYRELAYVISFAPYYWRAMQCARRWFDEGDVNHLANLGKYVSAMVAAGARLTFGMQPTLLWKVIVIATSSIATIYQLYWDFVKDWGFLNPKSKNPWLRDELILKNKSIYYVSIVINLVLRLAWVETVMHFSLGSLVEYRLLDFSLASLEIIRRGHWNFYRLENEHLNNVGKFRAIKKVPLPFRETDSDD
- the LOC122088596 gene encoding phosphate transporter PHO1-like isoform X2, encoding MVKFSKLLEAQLIPEWKDAFVNYWLLKKNVKKIKLSRNSKLLEIQKEHEYGFSILDPIRCIVKKLSNRFDSGGKNSEILQVKNSNRGGGDDEDVYQTELVQLFSEEDEVKEFFMKLDEELNKVNQFYKTREREFVERGEILNKQLQILLDLKKILNDRRQRDIQSKLDSGTLERSNSSGRCSDCSESAGELDETSSEGPSPDEVMVAIERNRVNFIGATTRTKTKKGKPKMAMRIDKTAATLTSSISSITSMLWEDLITNPKKESLGVVGDLINEKKIQSAEKMIRGAFVELYKGLGLLKTYSSLNMLAFTKILKKFDKVANQQASDNYLKVVKRSHFISSDKVVRLTDEVESIFTKYFASNDRKKAMKFLRPQLQKDSHMVTFFTGIFTGGFVTLFGVYAILAHLSGIFSDGGYMETIYPVFSMFALLSLHMFMYGSNLFMWKNTRINYNFIFEFSPTTALKYRDAFLICTSLMTAVVGAMVIHLLLRSTSFSSTQVDAIPGVLFLFFIGLLICPFNIFYRSTRYYFIRVIRNIISSPFCKVIMVDFFMADQLTSQIPLLRHMESTACYLLAGSFETHRYEICHSSKLYRELAYVISFAPYYWRAMQCARRWFDEGDVNHLANLGKYVSAMVAAGARLTFGMQPTLLWKVIVIATSSIATIYQLYWDFVKDWGFLNPKSKNPWLRDELILKNKSIYYVSIVINLVLRLAWVETVMHFSLGSLVEYRLLDFSLASLEIIRRGHWNFYRLENEHLNNVGKFRAIKKVPLPFRETDSDD